Sequence from the Sanguibacter keddieii DSM 10542 genome:
GCACGCGCCGGCATCGACACCCCGGAGTACGTGACGCTGCCGCAGAGCCTCTTCCGCGAGCTCGGGGCGCAGGCTGTCATGTCTGCGGTCGTCGACAAGCTCGGGCTGCCGCTGGTCGTCAAGCCGTCGCGCGGCGGCTCCGCCCTGGGGGTCAGCCTGGTCCGGACCGTCGCAGAGCTCCCGCAGGCGATGGTGAGCTGCTTCGCCTACGGCGAGGTCGCACTCATCGAGCGGGCGGTCGACGGCGTCGAGCTCGCGGTGTCGGTCGTCGAGACCGTCGACGGCCTGAGCACCCTGCCTGCGGTCGAGATCGTCACCGAAGGCCCCTACGACTACGACGCTCGATACAACCCGGGTCGGACCGAGTACTTCTCTCCTGCCCGACTCCCGTCGAGCCACGCCGAGGCGGTCGCGGCCACCGCCATCGCCGCGCACGAGGCCCTGGGCCTGCGGCACATCTCCCGGACGGACCTCATCCTCCAGGCGGACGGGACCATCCAGTTCCTCGAGGTCAACGTCGCGCCGGGCATGACCGAGACGTCTCTGCTCCCGCAGGCAGCGCTGGCCGGCGGCTGGTCCCTGCCGACCCTCTACCGGTCCGTGGTCGACCACGCGCTGCCCGTCGCGAGCGCCTGACGGCGCGGGTCGCTCAGGAGCTACCCCGAGGACCGGGCAGGAGCACGTACGAGAGCAGGGTCGGAACCGTCACGGTTCCGACCCTGCTCTCGTACGGGTGCGACGCTAGCGGCTGGCGACCGGCGGCTGGCGGCTGGCGGCTCCTGCCTAGGAGAAGAGCCCTGGCTCTTCGGGCGCCATGACGTTGAGGATCCTGTTGAGGTCCTCGACAGAGGCGAACTCGACGGTCACCTTGCCCTTGGTCTTGCCCAGGTCGACCTTGACGCGCGTCTCGAACCTGTCGGAGAGGCGCGTCGCGAGCTCGTCGATCGCCTGGATCCGGGTGCCGGCCCGGGGGCGCTGCGCGGGCTTCGTCGGGGCCTCGTCGCCGCCGAGCGCGACGATCTCCTCGGTGGCACGGACGGAGAGGCCCTCGGCGACGATCCGCTGGGCCAGCCGCTCGATCTGTGCACCGTCGGGCAGGCCGAGCAGCGCTCGCGCATGGCCAGCAGACAGCACGCCGGCGGCCACACGTCGCTGCACGAGCGGCGGGAGCTTGAGCAGGCGGAGGGTGTTCGAGATCTGCGGACGGGACCGAGAGATCCTGACCGCGAGCTCCTCGTGCGTGCACCCGAAGTCGTCGAGCAGCTGCCGGTAGGCGGCGGCCTCTTCGAGCGGGTTCAGTGCTGAACGGTGGAGGTTCTCGAGCAGCGCGTCACGGAGCAGGTCCCCGTCCTCGGTCTCTCGGATGATCGCCGGGATCGCCCCGAGGCCCGCCTCCTGGGAGGCGCGCCAACGCCGCTCCCCCATGATGAGCTCATAGCGGTCGGGCTCGTCCGTGGGACGCACGACGATCGGCTGCAGCACGCCGATCTCGCGGATGGAGCCCACGAGCTCAGCCAGGTCACCCTCGTCGAACACCGTGCGCGGCTGGCGCGCGTTCGGTCGGATCGACTCCACGGGGAGGTGCGCGAAGGTCGCGCCGGGGACGGGGACCAGCGTCGACTCGGGCTCCGTGCCTGTGGCTGCGAGATACGTTTCACGTGAAACTGAGTCGATCCGCACGGTCCCGCGGTCGCGCGCGGTCGTCGCGGACGAGCCGCCGGCGCTGGTCAGAGCGGCCGCC
This genomic interval carries:
- a CDS encoding D-alanine--D-alanine ligase family protein, with translation MTHSPRVLVLAGGLSHERDVSLRSGRRVAEALRSANVEVAVHDVDADLIPALAETRPDVVWPILHGASGEDGSIRDVLDLLDVPYVGTGPRASRIAWSKPVAKSVVARAGIDTPEYVTLPQSLFRELGAQAVMSAVVDKLGLPLVVKPSRGGSALGVSLVRTVAELPQAMVSCFAYGEVALIERAVDGVELAVSVVETVDGLSTLPAVEIVTEGPYDYDARYNPGRTEYFSPARLPSSHAEAVAATAIAAHEALGLRHISRTDLILQADGTIQFLEVNVAPGMTETSLLPQAALAGGWSLPTLYRSVVDHALPVASA
- a CDS encoding ParB/RepB/Spo0J family partition protein is translated as MSEKRRGLGRGLGALIPTAPDLERPVDVFFPPKQQVEGEEPNSTAIADSAAVVAKLRAPREPKKTTGGSQRGSMAAALTSAGGSSATTARDRGTVRIDSVSRETYLAATGTEPESTLVPVPGATFAHLPVESIRPNARQPRTVFDEGDLAELVGSIREIGVLQPIVVRPTDEPDRYELIMGERRWRASQEAGLGAIPAIIRETEDGDLLRDALLENLHRSALNPLEEAAAYRQLLDDFGCTHEELAVRISRSRPQISNTLRLLKLPPLVQRRVAAGVLSAGHARALLGLPDGAQIERLAQRIVAEGLSVRATEEIVALGGDEAPTKPAQRPRAGTRIQAIDELATRLSDRFETRVKVDLGKTKGKVTVEFASVEDLNRILNVMAPEEPGLFS